A region of Lycium barbarum isolate Lr01 chromosome 1, ASM1917538v2, whole genome shotgun sequence DNA encodes the following proteins:
- the LOC132640201 gene encoding pectin acetylesterase 11-like isoform X1: MSNCKSKFQVLQLDLRMTTFLLTLVACLGQAVLCTTVLSAADDLYVNITILQSATAEGAVCLDGSPPAYHLDRGHGSGVRSWIIYLDGGGWCDSILDCLNRSTDVFGSTKHLNRLGFFGGILYNSSEVNPEFYNWNRVRVKYCDGSSFTGDVEQVDPEYKLFFRGARIFKAIMKDIWIKGMKYAENAVLCGTSAGGLATILNCDKFKSLLPNDARVKCVADAGFFINGKTIFGNSDIQEMYQRIVNLHGSAKNLPSACTSAMEPSLCFFPQNVVPYVQTPLFIINSVYDTWQIKNILVPENLDPQHAWKDCKKHINNCTFSQRIIIQAFGVEFLKTFEGLCPSFTRGYFLTSCYSHGGIRSAAYWFSASSPRLLNKTINEAVADWYFERAGFQYIDLYPCARDC, from the exons ATGTCTAATTGCAAGTCGAAGTTCCAAGTGCTGCAGCTAGACTTGAG GATGACAACATTTCTGTTGACTTTGGTAGCATGTCTAGGACAAGCAGTATTGTGTACAACTGTTCTCAGCGCTGCAGATGATCTATACGTCAATATCACAATACTCCAAAGTGCAACTGCTGAAGGTGCAG TATGCTTAGATGGAAGTCCACCAGCCTATCATCTGGATAGGGGACATGGTAGTGGAGTTCGCAGCTGGATTATCTACTTGGAT GGAGGCGGCTGGTGCGACAGTATCCTAGATTGCCTTAATCGTTCAACTGATGTCTTTGGTTCTACCAAGCACCTGAATCGACTAGGTTTCTTTGGCGGGATACTTTATAATAGTTCCGAAGTTAATCCAG AGTTTTACAATTGGAACAGGGTGAGGGTGAAGTATTGTGATGGTTCATCTTTCACTGGTGATGTTGAACAAGTTGACCCT GAGTACAAGTTGTTTTTCAGAGGGGCAAGAATATTTAAGGCTATTATGAAAGATATATGGATCAAAGGAatgaaatatgctgaaaat GCAGTTCTATGCGGAACTTCAGCAGGAGGGTTGGCAACAATCTTGAACTGCGACAAGTTCAAATCCCTCTTGCCGAATGATGCCAGAGTTAAGTGTGTTGCTGATGCAGGCTTCTTCATCAATGG GAAGACAATCTTTGGTAATTCAGATATTCAAGAGATGTATCAACGAATTGTTAACCTACAT GGATCAGCTAAGAATTTGCCATCAGCTTGCACGTCTGCTATGGAGCCAAGTCTG TGCTTTTTCCCTCAAAATGTCGTTCCATATGTTCAGACTCCACTTTTCATAATCAATTCTGTCTATGACACCTGGCAG ATTAAAAATATTCTTGTTCCTGAAAACCTTGATCCTCAACATGCCTGGAAGGATTGCAAGAAACACATAAATAACTGCACATTTAGCCAGCGTATAATTATACAAG CCTTTGGAGTGGAGTTCTTGAAGACGTTTGAGGGACTATGCCCTTCTTTTACGAGGGGTTATTTCCTCACGTCTTGCTACTCTCACGGGGGAATTCGTTCAGCAGCATACTGGTTCAGTGCTAGCTCTCCAAGGTTGCTTAATAAG ACAATCAATGAAGCTGTTGCAGACTGGTACTTTGAGAGAGCGGGGTTTCAATATATAGACTTGTACCCTTGTGCTAGAGACTGTTAG
- the LOC132640201 gene encoding pectin acetylesterase 11-like isoform X3, protein MMTTFLLTLVACLGQAVLCTTVLSAADDLYVNITILQSATAEGAVCLDGSPPAYHLDRGHGSGVRSWIIYLDGGGWCDSILDCLNRSTDVFGSTKHLNRLGFFGGILYNSSEVNPEFYNWNRVRVKYCDGSSFTGDVEQVDPEYKLFFRGARIFKAIMKDIWIKGMKYAENAVLCGTSAGGLATILNCDKFKSLLPNDARVKCVADAGFFINGKTIFGNSDIQEMYQRIVNLHGSAKNLPSACTSAMEPSLCFFPQNVVPYVQTPLFIINSVYDTWQIKNILVPENLDPQHAWKDCKKHINNCTFSQRIIIQAFGVEFLKTFEGLCPSFTRGYFLTSCYSHGGIRSAAYWFSASSPRLLNKTINEAVADWYFERAGFQYIDLYPCARDC, encoded by the exons AT GATGACAACATTTCTGTTGACTTTGGTAGCATGTCTAGGACAAGCAGTATTGTGTACAACTGTTCTCAGCGCTGCAGATGATCTATACGTCAATATCACAATACTCCAAAGTGCAACTGCTGAAGGTGCAG TATGCTTAGATGGAAGTCCACCAGCCTATCATCTGGATAGGGGACATGGTAGTGGAGTTCGCAGCTGGATTATCTACTTGGAT GGAGGCGGCTGGTGCGACAGTATCCTAGATTGCCTTAATCGTTCAACTGATGTCTTTGGTTCTACCAAGCACCTGAATCGACTAGGTTTCTTTGGCGGGATACTTTATAATAGTTCCGAAGTTAATCCAG AGTTTTACAATTGGAACAGGGTGAGGGTGAAGTATTGTGATGGTTCATCTTTCACTGGTGATGTTGAACAAGTTGACCCT GAGTACAAGTTGTTTTTCAGAGGGGCAAGAATATTTAAGGCTATTATGAAAGATATATGGATCAAAGGAatgaaatatgctgaaaat GCAGTTCTATGCGGAACTTCAGCAGGAGGGTTGGCAACAATCTTGAACTGCGACAAGTTCAAATCCCTCTTGCCGAATGATGCCAGAGTTAAGTGTGTTGCTGATGCAGGCTTCTTCATCAATGG GAAGACAATCTTTGGTAATTCAGATATTCAAGAGATGTATCAACGAATTGTTAACCTACAT GGATCAGCTAAGAATTTGCCATCAGCTTGCACGTCTGCTATGGAGCCAAGTCTG TGCTTTTTCCCTCAAAATGTCGTTCCATATGTTCAGACTCCACTTTTCATAATCAATTCTGTCTATGACACCTGGCAG ATTAAAAATATTCTTGTTCCTGAAAACCTTGATCCTCAACATGCCTGGAAGGATTGCAAGAAACACATAAATAACTGCACATTTAGCCAGCGTATAATTATACAAG CCTTTGGAGTGGAGTTCTTGAAGACGTTTGAGGGACTATGCCCTTCTTTTACGAGGGGTTATTTCCTCACGTCTTGCTACTCTCACGGGGGAATTCGTTCAGCAGCATACTGGTTCAGTGCTAGCTCTCCAAGGTTGCTTAATAAG ACAATCAATGAAGCTGTTGCAGACTGGTACTTTGAGAGAGCGGGGTTTCAATATATAGACTTGTACCCTTGTGCTAGAGACTGTTAG
- the LOC132640201 gene encoding pectin acetylesterase 11-like isoform X2, whose amino-acid sequence MPCVKFTLYLFVCCRMTTFLLTLVACLGQAVLCTTVLSAADDLYVNITILQSATAEGAVCLDGSPPAYHLDRGHGSGVRSWIIYLDGGGWCDSILDCLNRSTDVFGSTKHLNRLGFFGGILYNSSEVNPEFYNWNRVRVKYCDGSSFTGDVEQVDPEYKLFFRGARIFKAIMKDIWIKGMKYAENAVLCGTSAGGLATILNCDKFKSLLPNDARVKCVADAGFFINGKTIFGNSDIQEMYQRIVNLHGSAKNLPSACTSAMEPSLCFFPQNVVPYVQTPLFIINSVYDTWQIKNILVPENLDPQHAWKDCKKHINNCTFSQRIIIQAFGVEFLKTFEGLCPSFTRGYFLTSCYSHGGIRSAAYWFSASSPRLLNKTINEAVADWYFERAGFQYIDLYPCARDC is encoded by the exons ATGCCTTGTGTAAAATTTACTCTTTATCTTTTTGTTTGTTGTAGGATGACAACATTTCTGTTGACTTTGGTAGCATGTCTAGGACAAGCAGTATTGTGTACAACTGTTCTCAGCGCTGCAGATGATCTATACGTCAATATCACAATACTCCAAAGTGCAACTGCTGAAGGTGCAG TATGCTTAGATGGAAGTCCACCAGCCTATCATCTGGATAGGGGACATGGTAGTGGAGTTCGCAGCTGGATTATCTACTTGGAT GGAGGCGGCTGGTGCGACAGTATCCTAGATTGCCTTAATCGTTCAACTGATGTCTTTGGTTCTACCAAGCACCTGAATCGACTAGGTTTCTTTGGCGGGATACTTTATAATAGTTCCGAAGTTAATCCAG AGTTTTACAATTGGAACAGGGTGAGGGTGAAGTATTGTGATGGTTCATCTTTCACTGGTGATGTTGAACAAGTTGACCCT GAGTACAAGTTGTTTTTCAGAGGGGCAAGAATATTTAAGGCTATTATGAAAGATATATGGATCAAAGGAatgaaatatgctgaaaat GCAGTTCTATGCGGAACTTCAGCAGGAGGGTTGGCAACAATCTTGAACTGCGACAAGTTCAAATCCCTCTTGCCGAATGATGCCAGAGTTAAGTGTGTTGCTGATGCAGGCTTCTTCATCAATGG GAAGACAATCTTTGGTAATTCAGATATTCAAGAGATGTATCAACGAATTGTTAACCTACAT GGATCAGCTAAGAATTTGCCATCAGCTTGCACGTCTGCTATGGAGCCAAGTCTG TGCTTTTTCCCTCAAAATGTCGTTCCATATGTTCAGACTCCACTTTTCATAATCAATTCTGTCTATGACACCTGGCAG ATTAAAAATATTCTTGTTCCTGAAAACCTTGATCCTCAACATGCCTGGAAGGATTGCAAGAAACACATAAATAACTGCACATTTAGCCAGCGTATAATTATACAAG CCTTTGGAGTGGAGTTCTTGAAGACGTTTGAGGGACTATGCCCTTCTTTTACGAGGGGTTATTTCCTCACGTCTTGCTACTCTCACGGGGGAATTCGTTCAGCAGCATACTGGTTCAGTGCTAGCTCTCCAAGGTTGCTTAATAAG ACAATCAATGAAGCTGTTGCAGACTGGTACTTTGAGAGAGCGGGGTTTCAATATATAGACTTGTACCCTTGTGCTAGAGACTGTTAG
- the LOC132640201 gene encoding pectin acetylesterase 8-like isoform X4 — MTTFLLTLVACLGQAVLCTTVLSAADDLYVNITILQSATAEGAVCLDGSPPAYHLDRGHGSGVRSWIIYLDGGGWCDSILDCLNRSTDVFGSTKHLNRLGFFGGILYNSSEVNPEFYNWNRVRVKYCDGSSFTGDVEQVDPEYKLFFRGARIFKAIMKDIWIKGMKYAENAVLCGTSAGGLATILNCDKFKSLLPNDARVKCVADAGFFINGKTIFGNSDIQEMYQRIVNLHGSAKNLPSACTSAMEPSLCFFPQNVVPYVQTPLFIINSVYDTWQIKNILVPENLDPQHAWKDCKKHINNCTFSQRIIIQAFGVEFLKTFEGLCPSFTRGYFLTSCYSHGGIRSAAYWFSASSPRLLNKTINEAVADWYFERAGFQYIDLYPCARDC, encoded by the exons ATGACAACATTTCTGTTGACTTTGGTAGCATGTCTAGGACAAGCAGTATTGTGTACAACTGTTCTCAGCGCTGCAGATGATCTATACGTCAATATCACAATACTCCAAAGTGCAACTGCTGAAGGTGCAG TATGCTTAGATGGAAGTCCACCAGCCTATCATCTGGATAGGGGACATGGTAGTGGAGTTCGCAGCTGGATTATCTACTTGGAT GGAGGCGGCTGGTGCGACAGTATCCTAGATTGCCTTAATCGTTCAACTGATGTCTTTGGTTCTACCAAGCACCTGAATCGACTAGGTTTCTTTGGCGGGATACTTTATAATAGTTCCGAAGTTAATCCAG AGTTTTACAATTGGAACAGGGTGAGGGTGAAGTATTGTGATGGTTCATCTTTCACTGGTGATGTTGAACAAGTTGACCCT GAGTACAAGTTGTTTTTCAGAGGGGCAAGAATATTTAAGGCTATTATGAAAGATATATGGATCAAAGGAatgaaatatgctgaaaat GCAGTTCTATGCGGAACTTCAGCAGGAGGGTTGGCAACAATCTTGAACTGCGACAAGTTCAAATCCCTCTTGCCGAATGATGCCAGAGTTAAGTGTGTTGCTGATGCAGGCTTCTTCATCAATGG GAAGACAATCTTTGGTAATTCAGATATTCAAGAGATGTATCAACGAATTGTTAACCTACAT GGATCAGCTAAGAATTTGCCATCAGCTTGCACGTCTGCTATGGAGCCAAGTCTG TGCTTTTTCCCTCAAAATGTCGTTCCATATGTTCAGACTCCACTTTTCATAATCAATTCTGTCTATGACACCTGGCAG ATTAAAAATATTCTTGTTCCTGAAAACCTTGATCCTCAACATGCCTGGAAGGATTGCAAGAAACACATAAATAACTGCACATTTAGCCAGCGTATAATTATACAAG CCTTTGGAGTGGAGTTCTTGAAGACGTTTGAGGGACTATGCCCTTCTTTTACGAGGGGTTATTTCCTCACGTCTTGCTACTCTCACGGGGGAATTCGTTCAGCAGCATACTGGTTCAGTGCTAGCTCTCCAAGGTTGCTTAATAAG ACAATCAATGAAGCTGTTGCAGACTGGTACTTTGAGAGAGCGGGGTTTCAATATATAGACTTGTACCCTTGTGCTAGAGACTGTTAG
- the LOC132640236 gene encoding uncharacterized protein LOC132640236 produces MSSSSQVTDTMAGTTSAGKATLSAGSATTNVVDSAHPYYLHPSDYTGMNLVSVVFDGRGYGDWRRAVVIALSAKNKLGFIDESLATPSLDSGLQMAWTRCNDMVLSWLLNSLSKEIGESFLYSNSAKDLWKDLEDRFGQTNGAKLFQLQKELSVVTQANTSVFTYFTKMKSLKDELDALNAFSACVFNCDYGAKAKNAKAHQDKRLLQFLMGLNDIFIGVRSNILFTSP; encoded by the coding sequence ATGTCCAGTTCTAGTCAAGTTACAGATACGATGGCTGGAACCACCTCTGCTGGTAAAGCTACTCTGTCTGCTGGATCTGCTACAACTAATGTAGTAGATTCGGCTCATCCTTACTATCTTCATCCCTCGGATTATACAGGGATGAATCTTGTTTCTGTTGTTTTCGATGGGAGAGGATATGGGGACTGGAGACGAGCAGTTGTTATAGCTCTCTCAGCCAAAAATAAGCTAGGATTTATTGATGAATCCTTAGCTACTCCCTCTCTTGATTCTGGACTGCAAATGGCTTGGACTCGTTGTAATGATATGGTCTTGTCATGGCTTCTTAATTCTCTCTCTAAAGAAATAGGTGAAAGTTTCTTATACTCCAACAGTGCAAAAGACCTGTGGAAAGACCTGGAAGACAGGTTTGGTCAGACAAATGGAGCTAAATTATTTCAACTTCAAAAAGAATTAAGTGTTGTAACTCAAGCTAACACAAGTGTCTTTACTTATTTCACCAAAATGAAAAGTTTGAAGGATGAACTAGATGCTTTGAATGCCTTTTCTGCTTGTGTGTTTAATTGTGACTATGGAGCAAAAGCTAAAAATGCTAAAGCTCATCAAGATAAAAGACTCCTACAATTTCTAATGGGTTTGAATGACATATTTATTGGTGTTCGAAGCAATATCCTATTCACTTCTCCCTGA